A single region of the Drosophila miranda strain MSH22 chromosome 2, D.miranda_PacBio2.1, whole genome shotgun sequence genome encodes:
- the LOC108154820 gene encoding uncharacterized protein LOC108154820 isoform X1, with the protein MSSSVFTEAPSARRAADADSNLVVVYSKNGISFDERALESLMEEKSISTISVVRITSPTPSMVDQEEAERLKELEQFLDAATDTELDTDNGSQSGGDDVRSEGDHIPADDDNNTDDELNDDSTETETEAPKTRKRPGRKPKVIKKKKRRKPKERPQIVGLRVEQFYVEGTADLVVKNALKLAGLSIYKRTPETDALMEVIKNDHNYTPFTSPEQMKLHKRAEKIALEKQIQGRKIIMQAPGNVKIINAKKRIQALPFTPLQVKVQRLPVQPQQEPLLRKPQAQSTPQPLHRERREMIVNSMPKVRPRSGRSIAQVMAPVDDHVDDDEEAESSDPADEENADKLYDSDEVSEDSDDLQDTDNDRDSDMDFKMRHDSRSSNKRKRARKLNSRPTRQSKTLPPHHPTPKQFPELKRRKEPMPQIILQRKELVPQKGMQRREQVPQSVLQRKEQVPQIILQRKEQVPQSILQRREKVPQSVLQRREQVQESTPQRREQVAQTTTQRKDQVQQITPQRRNQVQQITPLRRDQVQLTAPQRKEQIHPIAPQRKEQIHPTAPQRKEQLSQNAPQIGQIIQLPTTKAPPTVIALGRGIQSTSFLKIRPTHQALTIRKPPLSTEALGLASAVGKVRRIPLVHVGKVGNTSEPGVFSSPVPQDVKEIIINKNTSSPKGVFTNINSLLAENHNANTKSSPDRNRQRPETPPSSYTAGIMHPATVSVPVPVPNKGFMPIGVETAQSHTLPAHIVIETHQSSSELAAENDKQLDLIDSIVQDELLKTTLVEQPAVSADETIPKLVKMLESTASGLDQAGPVAVLPVPVSVSMPAVKPNEIFTDFGHPLAQSSVHNAVPEDDNVSIDMDTARLLNTPDEDEITADFLQHVVGLIEEDKQFEAEVVKQVLASTDPASLDGIVSLPPPVESLVHPSILHASSSEPHPSVLSEHSHLLSSMPIACSTPSRSRLIEVPSLGAQIRSEAKVMRGNGRVIQLPPIEAPTTRAKRRAQFTPTTAAATSSGDLSNVSIGEPTLDNSSFSNSNESQLSLKPGAGPKRANPREPSLARRSTVPRRTKKLNTSQSNDTEASESQEDDDDPNKLWCVCRQPHNNRFMICCDLCEDWFHGTCVGVTKSMGIEMEQKSIIWKCPKCVKKQEEKNQPRITDMLVMRPAIQPEETSSENKVLVSTAEPNRTLPATVGATVASAPLRSPVMKPTTKRFPISQQMPQQQHQQMQQQQLNFVKVAVSSGRPSDANCVFCKRPTASAKSVYCGDECLRKYAQQAIQAQTAAKSPASPASPVPQTAADKQTPLANSTEQAKRHKKKDLFEDVLRQADAVSKIERINVIERKSGRVLTGHLAPIAHHFRKWLQDNPTFEVLPSGTFQSLEPEKRQFKRIPDPETPATVTKSSPSGTKVPQPQRVLTPPIHALPKKDKPPANVVAPQSPFKPEPIRLNVRRTLKEQLLARIKEAHDAEQSTGTSTTTQWLTSIEAEQFVKSVESEMYNSFGCDVGAKYKSKYRSLMFNIKDRKNKTLFEKICAKQVEPKQLVAMTPEELASQELAKWREEEARHQLEIIEKSELDMLSCTQNYVVKTHKGEEVIATKVDVTLPDVESILDKKHTSQNSDPESASKDISLEHSSSKEKSASSKEKRHKSHKRHHPRKRSRSRSSSQTRSLEKRHRRHHNDVETGGERKHRHREKQHSKDRDERISSPAKKREENDRSFLPKNVTEKKPEEASASALAKVSSTYSLVGQILESAKTVEQAANLEQPPKQQTVKAMPPSTTATAKAAAPAATPLDSYTRYLQGLPKRSLWSGTLSMTDVANFQVVAHPLLSSSHQMTKLLPVKLDVIGRISRVMVWDYIKKIKKCATKEVVLLNLFPSGPSEIKKFDHFFEYLDSRERLGVIEPEANQIRDFYIFPLGSKEKLPSVLAHATELVPFYEDTQRPNALMGIIVHCLPTSLPVAQSFPAASSSSKAVKKSRSTTSFTPPSSPKRKPSNHSTSSKDDGFDIDAIIKAPITKSRKTATTVPPAVLVPALPALIDDANEPYSPGGSSGDESVGTPTATNKSSLARQVDEINKQIAAQQLEIADLLNVEPSGSANALSRISIPPDLSKILASIKDKSDSAANVGDSEEYNPEDVITTPRPYATATTKSIGRLARLSEAELLSMVPDNLIDLVPPLTSNNRHQNPPPPNT; encoded by the exons ATGTCTAGTTCGGTTTTTACCGAGGCCCCGAGTGCCAGACGAGCTGCTGATGCAGATTCCAATCTGGTTGTGGTCTACAGTAAAAATGGCATCTCTTTTGATGAGCGTGCCTTGGAGAGCCTCATGG AGGAAAAATCGATTTCCACCATCAGCGTTGTGCGAATAACTTCGCCCACGCCTAGCATGGTGGACCAGGAAGAGGCCGAACGCTTAAAGGAGCTAGAGCAGTTCCTAGATGCGGCGACGGACACTGAGTTGGACACCGACAATGGGAGCCAAAGTGGCGGCGATGATGTCAGAAGCGAGGGGGACCACATTCCCGCAGATGATGACAACAACACCGACGATGAGCTCAACGATGACTCTACAGAGACCGAAACGGAGGCTCCCAAGACCAGAAAGCGACCCGGCCGCAAGCCCAAAGTAATCAAAAAGAAGAAACGGCGCAAACCAAAGGAGCGGCCTCAAATTGTGGGCCTGCGTGTGGAGCAATTCTATGTCGAGGGCACGGCCGACTTGGTGGTGAAAAATGCTTTAA AGCTTGCTGGCTTGTCAATCTACAAGAGGACGCCTGAGACGGACGCTTTGATGGAAGTAATTAAGAACGATCACAATTATACACCCTTCACCTCGCCAGAGCAAATGAAACTCCACAAAAGAGCCGAGAAAATTGCCCTGGAAAAGCAAATTCAGGGTCGGAAAATCATTATGCAAGCACCGGGAAATGTCAAAATAATCAATGCCAAAAAACGAATACAGGCACTGCCCTTCACACCATTGCAAGTCAAGGTGCAAAGACTGCCCGTTCAGCCACAGCAGGAGCCGCTGCTACGCAAGCCCCAGGCCCAGTCGACACCACAGCCTCTGCACAGGGAGAGACGAGAAATGATTGTAAACTCTATGCCAAAGGTCAGGCCAAGGTCTGGGCGTAGCATCGCTCAAGTAATGGCTCCTGTGGACGACCACGTAGACGATGACGAGGAAGCAGAAAGCTCGGATCCCGCAGATGAGGAGAATGCCGACAAATTGTACGATAGCGACGAGGTGAGCGAGGACAGCGACGATCTTCAGGACACGGACAATGACAGGGACAGTGATATGGACTTCAAGATGAGGCACGACAGTCGCAGCTCCAACAAGCGAAAGCGTGCGAGAAAGCTGAACAGTAGGCCTACCAGGCAGTCGAAAACCTTGCCCCCACATCATCCCACTCCAAAACAGTTCCCCGAACTCAAGCGGCGGAAGGAGCCAATGCCCCAGATTATCCTGCAGCGAAAGGAGCTAGTGCCGCAGAAAGGCATGCAGCGTAGGGAGCAAGTGCCTCAGAGTGTCCTGCAGCGTAAGGAACAAGTGCCACAGATTATCCTGCAACGTAAGGAACAAGTGCCACAGAGTATCCTGCAACGTAGGGAAAAAGTGCCACAAAGTGTCCTGCAGCGTCGGGAGCAAGTGCAGGAGAGTACTCCGCAGCGTAGGGAGCAAGTGGCACAGACTACAACGCAGCGTAAGGATCAAGTGCAACAGATTACCCCACAGCGTAGGAATCAAGTGCAACAGATTACCCCACTGCGTAGGGATCAAGTGCAACTGACTGCCCCGCAGCGCAAGGAGCAAATCCACCCGATTGCCCCGCAGCGAAAGGAGCAAATCCACCCGACTGCCCCGCAGCGAAAAGAGCAACTGTCACAGAATGCTCCGCAGATTGGTCAGATTATTCAACTGCCAACAACAAAGGCGCCGCCCACTGTAATTGCATTGGGCAGAGGCATTCAAAGCACCTCATTTCTCAAAATACGCCCCACTCATCAGGCGCTAACCATTAGAAAACCTCCGCTGTCTACCGAAGCGCTCGGACTAGCCTCTGCCGTTGGCAAGGTACGTCGCATACCGCTAGTCCATGTGGGAAAAGTTGGAAATACTTCGGAGCCCGGTGTCTTCAGTAGCCCAGTGCCTCAGGACGTGAAGGAGATTATAATCAACAAAAATACGTCTAGCCCCAAGGGAGTTTTCACCAATATCAATAGTTTGCTGGCCGAAAACCACAATGCGAACACCAAATCCTCGCCCGATCGAAACAGGCAGCGTCCCGAAACTCCACCATCCAGCTATACCGCAGGAATTATGCACCCAGCAACAGTTTCCGTGCCCGTTCCGGTTCCAAACAAGGGCTTCATGCCCATCGGAGTGGAGACGGCCCAATCTCATACGCTGCCCGCTCATATTGTGATCGAAACGCATCAGAGTTCCTCCGAACTGGCAGCCGAAAATGACAAGCAACTGGACCTCATCGATTCGATAGTACAAGATGAACTGCTGAAGACGACGCTCGTCGAACAGCCGGCAGTCAGTGCAGATGAAACAATACCAAAACTGGTTAAGATGCTGGAGAGTACGGCATCGGGACTGGATCAAGCAGGACCAGTGGCAGTACTACCAGTACCAGTATCGGTATCAATGCCAGCAGTGAAACCAAACGAAATCTTTACGGATTTTGGTCATCCATTGGCCCAGAGCTCAGTGCATAATGCTGTTCCAGAGGATGATAATGTTAGCATTGACATGGACACTGCCCGCCTGTTGAATACGCCAGATGAAGATGAGATCACAGCTGATTTCCTACAGCATGTCGTTGGCCTCATCGAGGAGGACAAGCAGTTCGAGGCGGAGGTGGTGAAGCAAGTGCTGGCCAGCACCGACCCTGCAAGTCTAGATGGCATTGTATCTTTGCCTCCACCCGTTGAGAGCTTggtccatccatccattctGCACGCGTCGTCATCTGAG CCACATCCTTCAGTTCTGTCCGAGCATAGCCATCTGCTATCCTCTATGCCTATTGCCTGCAGCACACCATCAAGGAGCCGGCTAATAGAAGTTCCATCCTTGGGAGCCCAAATCCGTTCCGAGGCTAAGGTAATGCGTGGCAACGGGCGAGTCATTCAACTGCCCCCGATAGAAGCACCGACAACACGCGCGAAGCGACGCGCCCAATTCACACCAACAACGGCAGCTGCCACAAGCTCAGGGGACCTGAGCAACGTGTCGATTGGGGAACCCACTCTGGATAACAGCAGCttcagcaacagcaacgaaAGCCAGTTGTCCCTCAAACCTGGAGCCGGGCCAAAGCGAGCCAACCCCAGAGAACCATCCCTGGCCAGACGCTCGACTGTACCCAGAAGAACGAAGAAGTTAAACACGAGTCAGTCGAATGACACCGAGGCCTCGGAATCTCAAGAGGATGATGATGACCCCAACAA GCTTTGGTGCGTTTGTCGTCAGCCCCACAACAATCGGTTCATGATCTGCTGTGATCTGTGTGAGGATTGGTTCCACGGCACCTGTGTGGGTGTGACCAAGTCCATGGGCATTGAAATGGAGCAAAAAAGCATCATTTGGAAGTGCCCGAAATGTGTTAAAAAGCAGGAGGAAAAG AACCAACCAAGGATTACGGATATGCTGGTCATGAGGCCAGCCATTCAGCCAGAGGAGACCTCAAGCGAAAACAAAGTCTTAGTGTCTACAGCGGAGCCCAATCGGACGCTGCCGGCGACAGTTGGAGCTACTGTCGCCAGTGCGCCGTTGCGTAGTCCTGTGATGAAGCCAACGACCAAGAGGTTTCCAATCAGTCAGCAGAtgccacaacaacagcaccagcagatgcagcagcagcagctaaatTTTGTCAAAGTTGCAGTATCCAGTGGCCGCCCTTCAGACGCCAATTGTGTGTTCTGCAAGCGACCAACAGCTAGCGCAAAATCGGTTTACTGTGGCGATGAATGCTTACGAAAATATGCACAGCAAGCAATTCAGGCCCAGACGGCTGCCAAGAGTCCCGCCAGTCCCGCCAGTCCTGTGCCGCAGACGGCGGCGGACAAGCAAACGCCTCTGGCAAACAGCACTGAGCAGGCCAAGAGGCACAAAAAGAAGGATCTGTTCGAGGATGTGTTGCGTCAGGCAGACGCTGTGTCGAAAATAGAGCGG ATAAATGTGATTGAGCGTAAGAGTGGCCGTGTACTCACTGGCCACTTGGCACCCATCGCACATCATTTCAGAAAATGGCTCCAAGACAATCCCACCTTTGAGGTACTGCCGTCGGGCACTTTTCAGTCCCTGGAGCCAGAA AAGCGTCAGTTCAAGAGGATTCCGGATCCCGAGACACCAGCTACTGTTACTAAATCGTCTCCAAGTGGAACGAAAGTCCCACAGCCGCAGCGAGTACTCACCCCTCCCATTCACGCCCTGCCCAAAAAAGATAAGCCCCCTGCGAATGTGGTGGCCCCACAATCCCCCTTCAAGCCTGAGCCGATACGGTTAAATGTGCGACGTACGCTCAAGGAGCAGCTGCTAGCGCGCATCAAGGAGGCACACGATGCAGAGCAGAGTACGGGCACGAGCACCACGACGCAATGGCTGACATCCATCGAGGCGGAGCAGTTCGTCAAGAGTGTGGAATCGGAAATGTATAATTCGTTTGGTTGCGATGTGGGGGCCAAATACAAATCGAAATATCGCTCACTTATGTTCAATATTAAAGATCGCAAGAACAAGACGCTGTTCGAAAAGATCTGTGCCAAGCAGGTGGAACCCAAGCAGCTCGTGGCCATGACGCCCGAGGAGCTGGCCAGCCAAGAGCTTGCCAAGTGGCGCGAGGAGGAGGCGCGTCATCAGCTCGAGATTATTGAGAAATCAGAACTAGACATGCTATCCTGCACACAGAACTATGTGGTAAAGACCCATAAGGGGGAGGAGGTGATAGCCACCAAAGTGGATGTCACACTGCCCGACGTGGAGTCAATCCTGGACAAAAAGCACACCTCTCAGAATAGCGACCCAGAGAGTGCCAGCAAGGACATCAGCCTAGAGCATTCCAGCTCTAAGGAAAAGTCCGCATCATCCAAGGAAAAACGTCACAAGAGCCACAAGCGCCATCATCCGCGCAAGAGAAGTCGCAGTCGATCGAGCAGTCAAACGCGCAGCCTGGAGAAGCGACACCGAAGGCACCACAACGATGTGGAGACTGGAGGAGAACGAAAGCACCGTCATCGAGAAAAGCAGCACAGTAAAGATCGAGATGAACGTATTTCATCGCCTGCCAAAAAAAGGGAGGAGAATGATCGATCATTCTTGCCGAAAAATGTAACAGAAAAGAAGCCAGAGGAGGCGTCAGCGTCAGCGTTAGCCAAAGTGTCTAGTACGTATAGCCTGGTTGGTCAAATTCTTGAATCTGCCAAAACGGTGGAGCAGGCGGCAAATTTAGAACAGCCTCCTAAGCAGCAGACTGTCAAGGCCATGCCCCCATCGACGACAGCCACAGCAAAGGCTGCCGCTCCAGCAGCCACTCCGCTGGACAGCTACACTCGCTATTTGCAAGGTCTGCCCAAGCGATCACTGTGGTCCGGCACCCTCAGCATGACCGATGTCGCAAACTTTCAGGTGGTGGCCCACCCTCTACTCAGCAGTTCGCATCAAATGACCAAGCTGCTGCCCGTCAAATTAGATGTGATTGGCCGCATATCCCGCGTGATGGTCTGGGACTATATCAAGAAGATCAAAAAGTGTGCAACCAAAGAAGTTGTGCTATTGAATCTCTTTCCATCCGGACCGAGTGAGATTAAAAAATTTGATCATTTCTTTGAATATCTCGACTCGCGTGAACGGTTGGGTGTAATTGAGCCCGAAGCTAATCAGATTCGAGACTTTTACATCTTTCCATTGGGCTCCAAGGAAAAATTGCCCAGTGTGCTTGCCCATGCCACAGAGCTTGTTCCGTTTTACGAGGACACGCAGAGGCCCAACGCACTGATGGGCATCATCGTGCACTGTCTGCCAACATCATTGCCAGTGGCACAATCATTTCCcgcggccagcagcagcagcaaggcGGTAAAG AAGTCACGCAGCACTACGTCATTTACTCCGCCAAGCAGTCCCAAACGCAAGCCTAGCAACCACTCGACCAGCTCTAAGGACGACGGGTTCGATATTGATGCCATCATCAAGGCACCCATTACGAAATCGCGGAAGA CAGCTACAACTGTGCCTCCAGCTGTTCTAGTGCCAGCATTGCCCGCTCTGATAGATGATGCCAATGAACCCTACTCGCCAGGCGGCAGTTCCGGCGATGAATCTGTTGGGACGCCAACAGCCACAAATAAAAGCAGTCTGGCGCGTCAGGTGGATGAAATAAACAAACAGATTGCGGCACAACAATTGGAAATTGCCGACTTGCTCAATGTGGAACCTTCT GGATCCGCCAATGCCCTATCCAGAATATCAATTCCGCCAGATCTTTCAAAGATCCTGGCAAGCATTAAGGACAAATCGGACTCTGCGGCGAATGTTGGCGATAGTGAGGAATACAATCCCGAGGACGTAATAACCACGCCTAGGCCATATGCAACAG CAACGACCAAGAGCATAGGCCGTTTGGCGCGTCTAAGTGAAGCTGAGCTTCTTAGCATGGTGCCGGACAATCTGATAGATCTGGTGCCCCCCTTAACGTCTAACAACCGACATCAGAATCCCCCACCGCCAAATACTTAG